The following is a genomic window from Sedimenticola thiotaurini.
CGCCCGGCACAGGGCGCTGAGCCGGGCCTCGGTCTCCAGGCCTGGATAGCTGGCCCAGTCGATCCACAACCTGTCGGCCCGGTCACCGCCAAACTGTTTGGTCTGCAGCCCTTGCTCCCGGGCCTCCGTTTTCCAGTCGATCTGCCGGGGCGAGTCGCCGGGCCGGTAGCCCCGCAGGCCGATGAAGTCGTCGCTCCCCACACCCTTGTCGCCCTGGGAACTGGGTTGATAACTGGGTTGACTGGTGAGCCGGCTGCGTGGCCCCGGCGCCGGATAGACCAGGGTTTCCGCCTCCAGTTCCAGGTAGCTCCAGGCATACAGCAGGCCGAGTGGATAACGGGTACTCAGGGTGCAGCGGGGCAGCAGTAGTCGACCGCGCCGCTCGGCTCGAACCGGCAGGGTAAACGCCTGTTCGCCCGCTGGCGGGAGATCGTCCGCCACCGGCTCGCCGGCAGCAACCTGCAACTGGATGCCGGGCCGTTCATCCCGTCCGGTATGGCTGACCAGGATCTCGAATCTGGCCGACTGTCCTTTGAACACCGGTTCACAGCGTCCCGGACGGATTTGCAGCCCGAGCAGGTTGCGCCAGGTATGCAGCATGGCCACCAGGCCGAGTCCGGCCAGCAGAAACGTGAGCAGCAGACCGAGATTGTTGGCGTAGTTGATCGATCCGATCCACATCAGTAACAGCAGCAGGGCGAAACCGAGCCCCTGGCGGGTGGGAAGGATATAGATCTGCTGAGCACCGACGCTGGTGTTGCCCTGGGCATCGCTGTGGCAGCGCCGGATAAACCGGTCCGGGATCTTCAGCCTCATGGCAGGGGCACGGATTCCAGCAGATACTGGGCCAGGCCCCGCTCTTCAGCCATCCCGCCGTCACCGCCTCCCTGCAGACGATGGGTCACCGTGGCTGCCAGCACTGCCTGCACATCCTCCGGCAGTACCTGGGGATGGCCGGCCAGCAGCGCCCAGGCCCGGGCGCTGTTGATCAGGGCGAGGCCGGCC
Proteins encoded in this region:
- a CDS encoding DUF58 domain-containing protein, translated to MRLKIPDRFIRRCHSDAQGNTSVGAQQIYILPTRQGLGFALLLLLMWIGSINYANNLGLLLTFLLAGLGLVAMLHTWRNLLGLQIRPGRCEPVFKGQSARFEILVSHTGRDERPGIQLQVAAGEPVADDLPPAGEQAFTLPVRAERRGRLLLPRCTLSTRYPLGLLYAWSYLELEAETLVYPAPGPRSRLTSQPSYQPSSQGDKGVGSDDFIGLRGYRPGDSPRQIDWKTEAREQGLQTKQFGGDRADRLWIDWASYPGLETEARLSALCRAVLDAAEQQQAFGLRLPDQELKPARGETQLQAALTALALYGETPA